CCCGCCCCACACACCGCACACGGTGGGCCGACCGCGCCGTCACGGCAGCGAGTTCGTCTTCGGTGATCCGGCCACCTGGGGTCAACCCGATGTCGCTATCGACGCCGACACCCGTCTCTACGGTCCGGCCATCGTCCGGGCCTGGAACCGGCTGCATCCCCGGCTGACACACCGCACCGCCTGGACCACGCATGTCGGACACCTGCCGATTCTGGAGGGCACCGTGGTGCGTTTGCAGGTGGACCGGTTACCGTCCGGGGCGATCCCGAAACCGGTGTGGTTATGGTATTCCCGCGTCGATCTGGACATTGAGATGGTCGATCTGCTCTGGCAGGCGTTCCTGCGCAGATTCGACATCGAGCACACGTTCCGACTGTTCAAACAGACACTCGGTTGGACCCGCCCGAAGCTGCGCACTCCCGAGCAGGCCGATCGGTGGGGCTGGCTGATGCTGGCCGCCTACACCCAACTCCGACTGGCCCGCCGGCTGGCCGCAGATCTACGGCGCCCCTGGGAGAAACCCGCACCACCGGGCCGGCTCACCCCAGCTCGAGTACGTCGCGGGTTTCGGCACCTACGCGCACAGGCCGGCTGTCCCGCGAGTGCACCGAAACCAACACGCGCCGGCCCAGGGCGGCCAACCGGCCGTCGCAACGACCGCCCAGCCACCCGCCATGACGTGCACGTCATCACCTCAACAACATCCAAGAAATACAAGTCGAGCACGCCTCGACCACGCCGAACAGGTTAAAACTCAAGCTAACCCCCGATGCCGGAATTCCGGGCGGCTTCGACGATCGTGGCCGCGTCCTCGGGCAGCAGGTGGCCCGCCGTGACCGAGGACTGGGCGGCCGCCTGCACCTTGGCCACGTAGTCCGCGTTGGTCGGGTACAGGCGGCTCAGCACCGGCTCCGCCGTGGGCGGGAACGACGGGTCGGACGGGTCGCCGTCGTCGTGCTGGTCCCACGGGTCCGCGTCGCCGTTCCACGGGTCCCGCGCGCCGTAGAGGCCGCAGAAGACGCCGCTGTCCGTGGTGTCCCGCTCGCCGCTCAGCGTGCGCGTCGGCACCGCGACGTCGGGCAGCCGGATGCCGCCGGTGGCCAGGCCGGTGGCCAGGTCGCGGCGGTCGGCGTCGAGCAGCGCGCCGCTCGCCGGGCGCGGTCCGCCCTGCGCCCACGTGGTCAGCGCCCGCAGCGCGGCGTTCATCGAGTAGTGGCCGGGCCCGTCGTTGTAGGGCGCGGACCCGGCGGCGCAACCCGGTTCCGGCGCGGCCGATCCGGCGGACTTCTGCACCGTCGGGCCGCCGAGGTCGAAGGCCCACTGGTCGCCGTGGGCGGTGCCGGCCAGCTCCCAGTGCACGACGCGGTCGGTGTCCGGTTGCCGTGCCACCGCCGCGCCCGGCACGTCGGTCTCGGTGAGCACCACGAACACCGGAACCGCGGTGTCGGTCCGGATGCGGCTCGGGTTCGGCATCGTCAGCACGTCGACGAGCCTGCCGCTGATCGGGGCCGCGACCGCGCTGTTGCTGTGGATCATCAGGCCGTCGTAGACGCGCGCGACCGGCTGGACGGCGTTGGCGTAGGTGGTCATGAACCCGGCCGACTGCGATTCCCCGTCGGCGAGCAGCGTCCGGATCTCCAGGCCGCCCAGCGGGTCCGGCCCGTTCGGCGTGCGCAACGCCTGTCCCGCCTGGGAGAAGATGTCATAGGCGTAGGCGTCGCCGGGGTGCACGAGGCTGCCGTAGCGCGCCGGGTCCCAGCCGCGCAGGCCCGCGATGTCGCCGAGCCCGCCGTTGACGCCGACGGACTGCGCCGACACGCCGACCCACGCGTAGCCCTGGCGGAGCAGCTCGTCCCGCATGAACCAGTAGTCGGGCGACAGTTCCAGCTGGGCGCTGACGTTGAGCCACTCCACGACGACCGTGCCGTTGAAGCGCGCCGGGTCGCTCGGCCGCCGGACCAGCAGCCGCGTCCGGTACTCGGCCTGGGTGGTCGGCCGGACGTCCCACCGGCCGGACGAGGTCCACAGCCCCGACTTGGCGTACGCGGTGGCGGTGCCCGAGATGAAGAACTCGCTCTCGGTGTAGCCGAACGAGCCGAGGTCCTCGGCCGCGGCGAGGAACGGGAACCCGTGGCTTCCCGCGGGTGGTGTGGTGATCGTCGGGTTCGCGGCCGCGGCCGTGGCGGGCAGGAGCGCGGTGAACACCGCCAGTAGTGTCGCGAGAACGGCTGTGCGCACTGGTCACCTCCGAGGTGTGGGGAGGGCCAGTGTGGGGCGGCCGCGGTTGCCTGGGCATCGGCGAAATCACCGGTGCATTCGACGCCTCGCTCAACGGAGCACCGCGGGCCAGCTGGTCACCGGCCAGAACGGCGCCGCGCCGATCGACTACCCGTACGCGTTCCTGGCGCCGTCGAACACAGGCGTGCCGACGGGCTTCGACATCAACCGCGACGGGGCGACCGTGCACTTCCTGGTCTCCCACCCGACGCCGCCCACGTTCGACGGCGCGGAGGACCGCAACGGCACCCTCAACCACGACGAGATCCGCCTGTGGGCCGACTACGTGACGCCCGGCAAGGGGCGGCTACCTCTACGACGACGCCGGCCGCCGCGGCGGGCTGAAGCCGGGCGAGGGGTTCGTCGTCGCCGGCGACAACAACTCCGACCCGAACGACGGCGACAGCGTGCCGGGCACGATCGACCATCTGCTCGGCGCGCCGCGCGTGTGGGACACCTGGCCGGGCAGCACGGGTGGCCGTCTCGCGGCCCAGGCACAGGGTGGCGCGAACCTGACCCACGAGACGGACCCGTACTTCGACACGGCGGACTACAGCGCGCCCGGCAACCTGCGCGTGGACTACGTGCTGCCCTCACGCGGCCTGGTCCCCGCCGGCGGCGCGGTGTTCTGGTCTGCGCCGGACTCGCCGCTGGCCCGGCTCAAGGACGCCTCCGACCACCACCTGGTGCGCGTGGACGTGCCGCGGCCGCGACGTCAGGCGTTCTCCTTCTGGAAGGTCCGCGTGCCCCAGAACACCGCGAGGACCGTCATCACCACGAGGATGATCGAGCCGGTCATCAGCGCGTCCATCGTGAGGTCGCCGCGGAAGGTGGCCCGCTCCGCGTCGACGACGTGGGTGAACGGGTTGATCCGCGAGATGGCGTAGAGCCAGTCCGGCGCGAGGATGCTGGTGATCGGCAGCAGGATGCCGGACAGCAGCAGCACCGGCATCAGCACGGCGTTCAGCAGCGCCGGGAAGGCCTGCTCGCTCTTCAGCGTCAGCGCCACCGCGTAGGACGCCGAAGCCAGTGTCGCCGCGACGAGGCCGACGATCACCAGGCTCAGCAGCACCCCGCCGATCGGCGCGTCCAGTCCAAAGGCGACATACGCGAGCACGGTGATCAGCACGGCCTGGATGACCGCCTGGATCACGTTGTTCACGACCTTGCCCAGCAACAGCCCCACCCGGCTGGCCGGCGTCACCCGCAGCCGTTCCAGCACGCCGCTGCGGTAGTCCATCAGCAGCGAGAACCCGGCGAACGACGAGCTGAACAGCGCCAGCTGGATGATCAGCGCCGGCGTCAGGATGGTCCAGCTGGTGCCCGGCGGGAAGCCCGGCGTGCTGCTGACGACCTTTTCCATCAGCGGCCCGAACAGCACCAGGTACAGCACCGGCTGCATGATGCCGATCATCACCCACGCCGGGTTGCGCATGGACAACGTCCAGTCCCGCTTGAAGATCAGCCACGTGTCACGCAACATGGGCGGCCTCCTCGTGGTGCTGGGACTGCTCGGCGTCGCGCAGCGACCGGCCGGTGAGCGTGAGGAACACGTCGTCCAGCGTCGGCCGGTTCACCTGCATCGAGGTCATCGCGATGCCGTCGGCGTCCAGGCGCCGCAACAGTTCCGGCAGCGCGGTGTCCCCGCGCGGCACGCGGAACCGCACCTCGGCTTCACCGGTGGTCACCTCGTGCGCGCCCGCCAGGCGCCCCGCGACCTCGGCCGCGGCGTCCACGAACTCCGGGGCCACGCCGATCGTCACGCCGTCGCCGGACACCCGCGCCTTGAGCGAGTCCGGCGACCCCTCGGCCACGATCTCGCCGTTGTCGATCACCAGGATCCGGTCGCACAGCGAGTCGGCCTCGTCCAGGTAGTGCGTGGTGAGGAACAGCGTCACGCCATGGTCCGCGCGCAGCCGCCGGATGTGCTCCCAGAGGTTGGCGCGGCTCTGCGGGTCCAGCCCGGTGGTCGGCTCGTCGAAGAAGATCAGCTTCGGGTCGTGGATCAGGCTCAGCGCGATGTCCAGCCGCCGCCGCTGGCCACCGGACAGCGTCTTCGTCAGCCGGTCGTCCAGGCTCACGAGGTCGAGCTGCTCGATCAGCTCCCGGCCCCGCCGCAGCGACTCCTCCTTCGACATCCCGTACAGCCGGCCCTGCAGCTCGATCTCCTCGAGCACCTTCATCTCCGGGGTGACGCCGCCGCCCTGTGCGACGTACCCGATCTGCCTGCGCACGCCGACCGGGTCGGCGACCAGGTCGCGCCCGGCCAC
The window above is part of the Amycolatopsis thermoflava N1165 genome. Proteins encoded here:
- a CDS encoding NF041680 family putative transposase, yielding MHDPDAGGASGDLVRFRHEFYRCLTRRADALFELAEAVLCAEGPVRSLPELSLLAEHRRGHGGLYAGLAHGRIDVDRLRDAILAGPLPQAADGRLVLAVDITCWLRPEAHTAPERVMCHAYGRNRNQHLAIPGWPYSVVVALESGRSSWTAPVDIQRLAPGVDAATVTAHQLRRVVTGLITHGHWQPGDREILIVADAGYDGPRLAFQLADLPVAVLVRMRSDRVLRRSAPPHTPHTVGRPRRHGSEFVFGDPATWGQPDVAIDADTRLYGPAIVRAWNRLHPRLTHRTAWTTHVGHLPILEGTVVRLQVDRLPSGAIPKPVWLWYSRVDLDIEMVDLLWQAFLRRFDIEHTFRLFKQTLGWTRPKLRTPEQADRWGWLMLAAYTQLRLARRLAADLRRPWEKPAPPGRLTPARVRRGFRHLRAQAGCPASAPKPTRAGPGRPTGRRNDRPATRHDVHVITSTTSKKYKSSTPRPRRTG
- a CDS encoding alpha/beta hydrolase domain-containing protein, whose product is MRTAVLATLLAVFTALLPATAAAANPTITTPPAGSHGFPFLAAAEDLGSFGYTESEFFISGTATAYAKSGLWTSSGRWDVRPTTQAEYRTRLLVRRPSDPARFNGTVVVEWLNVSAQLELSPDYWFMRDELLRQGYAWVGVSAQSVGVNGGLGDIAGLRGWDPARYGSLVHPGDAYAYDIFSQAGQALRTPNGPDPLGGLEIRTLLADGESQSAGFMTTYANAVQPVARVYDGLMIHSNSAVAAPISGRLVDVLTMPNPSRIRTDTAVPVFVVLTETDVPGAAVARQPDTDRVVHWELAGTAHGDQWAFDLGGPTVQKSAGSAAPEPGCAAGSAPYNDGPGHYSMNAALRALTTWAQGGPRPASGALLDADRRDLATGLATGGIRLPDVAVPTRTLSGERDTTDSGVFCGLYGARDPWNGDADPWDQHDDGDPSDPSFPPTAEPVLSRLYPTNADYVAKVQAAAQSSVTAGHLLPEDAATIVEAARNSGIGG
- a CDS encoding ABC transporter permease; this encodes MLRDTWLIFKRDWTLSMRNPAWVMIGIMQPVLYLVLFGPLMEKVVSSTPGFPPGTSWTILTPALIIQLALFSSSFAGFSLLMDYRSGVLERLRVTPASRVGLLLGKVVNNVIQAVIQAVLITVLAYVAFGLDAPIGGVLLSLVIVGLVAATLASASYAVALTLKSEQAFPALLNAVLMPVLLLSGILLPITSILAPDWLYAISRINPFTHVVDAERATFRGDLTMDALMTGSIILVVMTVLAVFWGTRTFQKENA
- a CDS encoding daunorubicin resistance protein DrrA family ABC transporter ATP-binding protein — protein: MIKARGLARTFTARGRSVEAVKGVDIDVAEGELVGFLGPNGAGKTTTLRMLTTLLRPTAGEAQVAGRDLVADPVGVRRQIGYVAQGGGVTPEMKVLEEIELQGRLYGMSKEESLRRGRELIEQLDLVSLDDRLTKTLSGGQRRRLDIALSLIHDPKLIFFDEPTTGLDPQSRANLWEHIRRLRADHGVTLFLTTHYLDEADSLCDRILVIDNGEIVAEGSPDSLKARVSGDGVTIGVAPEFVDAAAEVAGRLAGAHEVTTGEAEVRFRVPRGDTALPELLRRLDADGIAMTSMQVNRPTLDDVFLTLTGRSLRDAEQSQHHEEAAHVA